The Orenia marismortui DSM 5156 genome has a window encoding:
- a CDS encoding phage distal tail protein → MIKLINSKNEEMILNRYFSLNEIESTKSIKSQELVSKDGEEYQGSKYNARSFEIKGAMINTTDSELLRAEVDELYNFLQHEPIKVYRNKDIDRYISGYINSNSKNWHPLDKWVKLEFEFLAVDPFFYSSGETRGEAINNILHNFQVVNDGNIAINPTLTINFNSATTTDPIIANLENGNIIILNGNFGAGDEVIIDCERMIVTKNGSNALSIVNDEFLLDSFKLEAGRNDIEFRCENSVDMSLVLSYKNKWI, encoded by the coding sequence ATGATTAAGTTGATTAATAGCAAGAATGAAGAAATGATACTCAATAGATACTTCTCCTTGAATGAGATCGAGTCAACAAAATCTATCAAGAGTCAAGAATTAGTCAGCAAAGATGGAGAAGAGTATCAAGGGAGCAAATACAATGCTAGGTCATTTGAGATTAAAGGTGCAATGATTAATACTACTGATTCTGAGCTATTAAGAGCAGAGGTTGATGAGTTGTACAATTTCCTTCAACATGAACCAATTAAGGTATATCGTAATAAAGATATAGATAGGTATATATCGGGATATATCAATTCCAATTCTAAGAATTGGCATCCTCTCGACAAATGGGTCAAGTTAGAATTTGAATTTCTAGCAGTTGACCCATTCTTCTATTCATCGGGAGAAACCAGAGGAGAAGCAATCAATAATATACTACACAATTTTCAAGTGGTTAATGATGGTAATATAGCGATTAATCCTACTCTGACTATTAATTTCAATTCTGCTACTACCACAGACCCTATAATCGCGAATTTAGAGAATGGCAATATAATCATTCTTAATGGTAATTTTGGAGCTGGTGATGAAGTTATAATTGATTGCGAGAGAATGATAGTCACCAAGAATGGCAGTAATGCTTTGAGTATAGTTAATGATGAGTTCTTGCTTGATAGTTTCAAGCTAGAAGCAGGAAGAAATGATATAGAATTTAGATGTGAGAATAGTGTTGATATGAGTTTAGTGCTATCTTACAAAAATAAATGGATATAG
- a CDS encoding major tail protein, with protein sequence MSQNKVKFGLKNVHIAPIGVSQTIKIKVTDPPSTDGEIGLTVTADTLLGVDSPAGVVVPLASETHTNVSKVASAIVNILNDDDIISGTFRAWHDAGNVYLATKVAQANDTTLDVTFADTGTTGATMGTAQDVVDGTTGYGVPRKVPGAVNLSMDPEGDKTEFYADDTRYFIYTTNNGYSGDLEMANIPDDILVEILGMMKDNDGMLVESTEDDYKAFALLFEVSGDEKNRRMVFYRCEPSRPGQEASTREASVDPQTDSMPIDMLPTEGENRYVKGALELSDTNQAAYNSFFDAVKMPNVS encoded by the coding sequence ATGAGTCAAAATAAAGTTAAATTTGGTCTTAAAAATGTGCATATAGCCCCAATCGGAGTATCGCAGACGATCAAGATAAAGGTGACTGATCCACCAAGTACAGATGGAGAAATTGGGTTAACAGTAACAGCAGATACTTTGCTAGGGGTTGATTCTCCTGCTGGTGTTGTAGTTCCTCTTGCCTCTGAAACTCACACGAATGTATCGAAGGTAGCATCTGCAATTGTTAACATCTTGAATGATGACGATATAATTTCTGGAACTTTTAGGGCTTGGCATGATGCAGGAAATGTCTATTTGGCTACAAAAGTGGCACAGGCTAATGATACTACGTTAGATGTTACTTTTGCTGATACAGGAACTACCGGAGCGACTATGGGAACTGCTCAAGATGTAGTAGATGGAACAACAGGATATGGAGTTCCTCGAAAAGTACCCGGGGCAGTCAATTTGTCGATGGATCCTGAAGGGGATAAGACAGAATTTTATGCAGACGATACTCGTTACTTTATCTATACTACTAATAACGGTTATTCTGGCGATTTAGAGATGGCCAATATTCCAGATGATATCTTAGTAGAAATACTAGGAATGATGAAAGATAATGATGGAATGTTAGTAGAATCAACTGAAGATGATTATAAAGCTTTCGCATTACTTTTTGAAGTGAGTGGAGATGAGAAAAATAGAAGAATGGTGTTTTATAGATGTGAACCAAGTAGACCAGGGCAAGAGGCTTCAACTAGAGAAGCTAGTGTCGACCCTCAAACTGATAGTATGCCTATTGACATGCTACCGACTGAGGGTGAAAATAGATATGTCAAAGGGGCTTTAGAATTATCAGATACTAATCAAGCTGCATATAATTCATTCTTTGATGCTGTAAAAATGCCGAATGTATCTTAA
- a CDS encoding HK97 gp10 family phage protein: MARTVDIDDLADAIVQEVKNYTNDVSQGIEKEAKKTANEAKNELKQTSPRSDNDGEHYADGWSRKKTGRGDEVGHTVYNKEKPQLTHLLEGGHLNRDGSRTPGQKHIEPVEKKYSELFEKRVEEIIKKGGK, encoded by the coding sequence ATGGCTCGGACAGTTGATATTGATGATCTAGCAGATGCAATTGTTCAAGAAGTTAAGAATTATACTAATGACGTCTCACAAGGTATAGAAAAAGAAGCTAAAAAAACTGCTAATGAGGCTAAAAATGAGCTAAAGCAGACTTCTCCTCGTAGTGATAACGATGGAGAGCATTATGCTGATGGCTGGAGTAGAAAGAAAACTGGTCGAGGTGATGAAGTAGGTCACACAGTCTACAATAAGGAAAAACCTCAGTTGACACATCTTTTGGAGGGTGGTCACTTGAATAGGGATGGTTCAAGGACGCCAGGGCAAAAGCATATAGAACCTGTAGAGAAAAAATATAGTGAACTATTTGAGAAAAGAGTGGAGGAAATTATTAAGAAGGGTGGGAAATAG
- a CDS encoding phage head closure protein: protein MIKSKKEVMKDLASKPRRRIVIQKKTSKDENGNPITDKWGNPTEQWSDWRTIWAERLELFGEEYYAAKSLGEEQTIKFKIRYVVFLEDLNTVDFRIIYKNKEIFDIKDTDPLNDGGMWFIIKAEKSGELDGSDS, encoded by the coding sequence ATGATTAAATCTAAAAAAGAAGTTATGAAAGATTTAGCTTCTAAGCCACGCAGAAGAATAGTTATTCAAAAGAAAACTTCAAAAGATGAAAACGGTAATCCCATCACAGATAAATGGGGCAACCCAACTGAACAGTGGAGTGACTGGAGAACTATCTGGGCTGAAAGGTTAGAGCTATTTGGTGAGGAATATTATGCTGCTAAATCTCTTGGAGAAGAGCAGACTATCAAATTTAAAATTAGGTATGTAGTATTCCTGGAAGATCTTAATACTGTTGACTTTAGAATTATCTATAAAAACAAAGAGATATTTGACATTAAAGATACAGACCCCCTCAATGATGGTGGTATGTGGTTTATCATAAAGGCCGAGAAGAGTGGTGAATTAGATGGCTCGGACAGTTGA
- a CDS encoding head-tail connector protein, protein MTELEEIKEYLKVTWEDENELIQGMIDRSKDWINELMGVELDYTLDNQAKSLLFDRVRYVYNNASEYFEENYQRELLRLQLKTGVDLLPEDDA, encoded by the coding sequence ATGACAGAGTTAGAGGAAATCAAAGAATACCTTAAGGTAACTTGGGAAGATGAAAATGAGCTAATCCAAGGAATGATAGACAGGAGCAAAGATTGGATTAATGAGCTAATGGGCGTGGAATTAGATTACACCCTAGATAATCAAGCTAAATCATTACTTTTTGATAGAGTCCGGTATGTCTATAATAATGCCTCAGAGTATTTTGAAGAGAACTATCAAAGAGAGTTATTAAGGTTACAACTTAAAACTGGTGTAGATCTGCTGCCAGAGGATGATGCATAA
- a CDS encoding phage major capsid protein, translating to MKNMDKVLQQKAEIANKLNQAMKDGDEESFAQAFTDYTDILQEAVMAEAKGLVQAADNQVLAGRGVRALTSKENKFYQAFGEVMGSSNPKQAITDADMDLVLPETVIEAVFDDLTEEHPLLDAINFMPTSVLVKMIVNEQGRQLGKWGKLTSEIVKELTGGFKEMDLSQKKLSAFIPVSKSMIDLGPEWLDRYIRTILSEAIANGLEDGIINGTGLEEPVGMRKDPNSALDPADGFQLLPINPLNKIDTVSYGNILADLSKSPNGLNRKISQVLLLVNPVDYFRKIMPATSMKRADGTYVNNVFPFPTNPVQSVHIPEGEIVIGIGNRYFMALGTSKGGRIEYSDEYRFLEDERVYLTKLYGNGKPLDSVSFKRFDISNLQSYIDQVEVVNIGDARLADLNIGSLDLDPTFNKSTHYYTAATTDATNTITATTIDGEATVAIDIDGTAVDNGSAATWTTGDNTVTITVTLGAETETYTVVVTKS from the coding sequence ATGAAAAACATGGATAAAGTTTTGCAACAGAAAGCAGAAATTGCTAACAAGCTAAACCAAGCTATGAAAGATGGTGACGAAGAATCTTTTGCTCAGGCATTTACAGATTATACTGATATTCTCCAAGAAGCAGTTATGGCAGAAGCAAAGGGATTAGTTCAAGCAGCTGACAATCAAGTATTAGCCGGGAGAGGGGTTAGAGCCTTAACTAGCAAAGAAAATAAATTTTATCAAGCCTTTGGTGAGGTAATGGGGTCTTCAAATCCAAAACAAGCTATTACTGATGCTGATATGGATTTAGTGTTGCCTGAAACTGTTATTGAAGCAGTGTTTGATGATTTGACCGAAGAGCATCCTTTATTAGATGCAATTAATTTCATGCCAACAAGTGTACTTGTTAAAATGATTGTCAATGAGCAAGGTAGACAATTAGGTAAATGGGGTAAATTGACATCAGAAATAGTAAAAGAATTAACTGGTGGATTTAAAGAAATGGATTTAAGCCAGAAGAAACTTTCCGCATTTATTCCAGTTTCTAAATCTATGATTGATTTAGGTCCAGAATGGTTAGATAGATATATAAGAACAATTTTATCTGAAGCTATTGCAAACGGACTTGAAGATGGGATTATTAATGGTACAGGTTTAGAAGAACCTGTCGGAATGAGAAAAGACCCTAATTCTGCACTAGATCCAGCAGATGGTTTTCAATTGTTGCCTATCAACCCTCTTAATAAGATCGATACAGTTTCATATGGTAATATTCTTGCTGACTTGTCAAAATCTCCGAATGGATTAAACAGAAAGATTAGTCAGGTATTGTTATTAGTTAATCCGGTTGATTATTTTAGAAAGATTATGCCAGCCACTTCAATGAAAAGGGCAGATGGCACTTATGTTAATAATGTTTTCCCGTTCCCAACAAATCCTGTCCAATCGGTTCATATACCTGAAGGAGAAATTGTAATTGGTATTGGAAATCGTTATTTTATGGCACTAGGAACTTCAAAGGGCGGTAGAATTGAATATTCTGATGAATATCGTTTCTTAGAAGATGAAAGAGTATATTTAACTAAGCTCTATGGTAATGGTAAACCTCTTGACAGCGTATCATTTAAAAGGTTTGATATTTCTAATTTACAGTCTTATATTGATCAAGTGGAAGTAGTTAATATCGGTGATGCAAGATTAGCTGACTTAAACATTGGTAGTTTGGATTTAGATCCAACATTCAATAAGTCTACTCACTACTATACTGCTGCAACTACTGATGCTACTAATACTATTACAGCTACAACTATAGATGGAGAAGCTACAGTTGCAATTGATATAGATGGAACTGCTGTTGATAATGGTTCTGCTGCTACTTGGACTACTGGTGATAATACAGTTACAATTACAGTTACTCTTGGAGCAGAAACTGAAACTTATACTGTAGTTGTTACTAAATCATAA
- a CDS encoding head maturation protease, ClpP-related: MKKRLWQFKQATEQPDVLELYIYDDIESDYMDWWTWSVVESETSAKFFREELAKYPDAKQINLYVNSYGGSVYEAMAIRNQLKRHQATITAYVDGFACSAASFILTACDEVKMYSNTMQMIHNMWDVVAGNANQLRKAADDLDKLMEGNRQAYLEKSGGKISEEELIELLDNETWLTAQECLDYGLADEVIAEEADLTEAKQLLQKANKTLEQQLSYSRALSAQIKQLAQKPKEAEPKPDPKPIPNDNNDLEPQENKPKNLFMALFANKEED, translated from the coding sequence ATGAAAAAAAGATTGTGGCAATTTAAACAAGCAACAGAGCAACCAGATGTATTAGAACTATACATCTATGATGATATAGAAAGTGATTACATGGATTGGTGGACTTGGAGTGTAGTCGAAAGTGAAACTTCTGCAAAATTCTTTAGAGAAGAATTAGCTAAATATCCAGATGCGAAACAGATTAACCTATATGTCAATAGTTATGGTGGTTCTGTATATGAAGCTATGGCTATTAGAAATCAATTAAAAAGACACCAAGCAACTATCACAGCTTATGTTGATGGGTTTGCGTGTTCAGCAGCTTCTTTCATTTTGACAGCCTGTGATGAAGTTAAGATGTATTCTAATACAATGCAAATGATTCATAATATGTGGGATGTTGTAGCTGGCAATGCTAATCAGCTAAGAAAAGCAGCTGATGACCTAGATAAATTAATGGAAGGTAATAGACAAGCTTACCTTGAGAAATCAGGTGGCAAAATAAGTGAAGAGGAACTTATCGAGTTATTAGATAATGAAACTTGGCTTACTGCCCAAGAGTGCTTGGATTATGGTTTAGCAGATGAAGTAATAGCTGAAGAAGCTGATTTAACAGAAGCTAAACAGTTGTTACAAAAAGCTAATAAGACATTAGAGCAACAGTTAAGTTATAGCAGGGCTTTATCTGCACAAATTAAACAATTAGCCCAGAAGCCAAAAGAGGCAGAACCAAAACCTGATCCTAAGCCTATCCCTAATGATAATAATGACCTAGAACCGCAAGAAAATAAACCAAAAAATTTATTTATGGCGTTATTCGCTAATAAGGAGGAAGATTAA
- a CDS encoding phage portal protein, whose product MAVWDWFLGLFNKDTGTLGLDAYVGELAGEVFFKELAVQACINLIANAVSRSEFQTFENGKEVKKNNYYLFNVEPNPNKSSSKFWRDVVSKLIRNNEALVIQQGYNFYVADDFEVEPFAFKPYVYHDIVIDDLSLRNSYIEPDVFHFELHNEKIQNVIEGLNRSYSKLIEISQKNYKKNNSRKLGVKVPTKYPQTDEAQADLKALFEKKFKKFFEAEGEAVVPLTNDIEIDELSSNIGVKGGADNKEIRSFINDIFDFVAIALQIPPQLIKGEIADIEKLIDYFLTFCINPIAELITDEINRKLYGRKDYLNRTYMKVNTSMIKAVNIKDIAGSLEILLRIGSYTVDDCLKSLGMEPIGTEWSTKRFMTKNYEEIEQRIKNGGD is encoded by the coding sequence ATGGCGGTATGGGACTGGTTCTTAGGACTATTCAATAAGGATACTGGAACATTGGGGCTTGATGCTTATGTAGGAGAATTGGCAGGAGAAGTATTCTTTAAGGAATTAGCTGTACAGGCCTGTATTAATTTAATTGCTAATGCAGTGTCCAGAAGTGAGTTCCAAACCTTTGAAAATGGAAAAGAGGTTAAGAAAAACAATTATTATCTTTTTAATGTGGAGCCAAACCCAAACAAATCATCCTCTAAGTTTTGGCGAGATGTAGTATCGAAATTAATTAGAAACAATGAAGCTTTAGTAATACAGCAAGGGTATAACTTTTATGTAGCTGATGATTTTGAAGTTGAACCGTTTGCTTTCAAACCATATGTATATCACGATATAGTGATTGATGATCTTTCTTTAAGAAATTCATATATTGAACCTGATGTTTTTCATTTTGAATTGCATAATGAAAAAATTCAGAATGTGATTGAAGGTTTAAATAGATCGTATTCAAAGTTAATTGAAATCAGTCAAAAGAATTATAAAAAGAATAATTCAAGAAAATTAGGGGTTAAAGTACCGACTAAATATCCCCAGACTGATGAAGCTCAAGCTGATTTGAAAGCTTTATTTGAGAAAAAATTCAAAAAATTCTTTGAAGCTGAGGGAGAAGCTGTTGTTCCACTTACTAATGATATTGAAATAGATGAACTTTCTTCTAATATCGGGGTAAAGGGTGGAGCAGATAATAAGGAGATAAGGTCATTTATCAATGACATATTTGATTTTGTGGCTATAGCTCTTCAAATCCCTCCGCAATTAATTAAAGGGGAAATAGCAGATATTGAAAAGCTAATTGATTACTTTCTTACTTTTTGCATCAATCCTATAGCTGAGCTTATTACTGATGAAATAAATCGTAAGCTATATGGTAGAAAAGATTATCTTAATAGAACATACATGAAGGTTAACACTTCAATGATTAAAGCTGTCAATATTAAGGATATTGCTGGTTCACTAGAGATTTTATTAAGAATTGGAAGTTATACAGTTGATGATTGTTTGAAATCTCTTGGAATGGAACCAATTGGAACTGAGTGGAGTACAAAGAGGTTTATGACTAAGAATTATGAAGAAATCGAACAAAGAATTAAAAATGGAGGTGATTAG